A genomic window from Triticum urartu cultivar G1812 chromosome 7, Tu2.1, whole genome shotgun sequence includes:
- the LOC125521780 gene encoding protein HUA2-LIKE 1-like isoform X1 has product MADWPLPFNGVRPDAAEEGRLGPRRPMDPAAKQVARGNKWTRDPQLGDLVLAKVKGYPFWPAKVSRPEDWNQEPAPRKFFVLFFGTKEIAFVALHDLLPFTEEVMSDLVNKAREKQFPTRHAKGLEEALVEVQMAYDELPKSSETSNGLFPNRTPDPIEKPTKPLVKPPADGGTQKLEQIDDFHGRYLSLKRKERDVPKSSETANGLLHDRTPDPTEKPTEPLVKQPADGGTPKLEQADDSHGRYPSLKREKRVRFAGIEERNLEDPYGIPKCIAALEGLPDLQMEDVLKAADLFTDNKGNREVFLSFSSNALRLGWVRRKIQNAS; this is encoded by the exons ATGGCCGACTGGCCTCTCCCGTTCAACGGGGTGCGGCCGGACGCTGCGGAAGAAGGTCGCCTAGGGCCTCGCCGCCCAATGGATCCCGCCGCAAAGCAGGTCGCCCGAGGCAACAAATGGACCAGAGATCCACAGCTCGGGGACCTCGTCCTCGCCAAGGTCAAGGGTTACCCTTTCTGGCCAGCCAAG GTGAGCAGGCCGGAGGATTGGAATCAGGAGCCTGCTCCACGCAAGTTCTTTGTTCTCTTCTTCGGCACCAAAGAGAT TGCTTTTGTAGCTTTGCATGATCTCTTGCCATTTACGGAAGAGGTGATGAGTGACCTGGTAAATAAAGCTCGAGAGAAACAATTCCCGACAAGACATGCGAAAGGTCTTGAAGAAGCCTTGGTGGAGGTACAGATGGCCTACGATGAACTCCCAAAATCATCTGAAACTTCCAATGGTTTGTTTCCTAATCGAACTCCTGATCCGATTGAAAAACCTACAAAGCCCCTTGTAAAGCCACCTGCTGATGGCGGGACTCAAAAACTGGAACAGATTGATGATTTCCATGGGAGGTACCTGAGCCTCAAAAGAAAAGAGAGAGATGTCCCAAAATCATCTGAAACTGCGAATGGTTTGTTGCATGATCGAACTCCTGATCCGACTGAAAAACCTACGGAGCCCCTTGTAAAGCAACCTGCTGATGGTGGTACTCCAAAACTGGAACAAGCTGATGATTCCCATGGGAGGTACCCGAGCCTCAAAAGAGAAAAGAGAGTTCGGTTTGCTGGCATTGAGGAGAGGAACTTGGAGGATCCCTATGGCATACCAAAATGCATTGCTGCGCTTGAAGGATTGCCGGATTTACAAATGGAAGATGTGCTAAAAGCAGCTGACCTCTTCACCGACAACAAGGGTAATCGCGAAGTCTTCCTCTCTTTTTCAAGTAATGCATTACGGCTTGGCTGGGTAAGAAGGAAAATTCAGAACGCCTCatga
- the LOC125521780 gene encoding protein HUA2-LIKE 1-like isoform X2: protein MADWPLPFNGVRPDAAEEGRLGPRRPMDPAAKQVARGNKWTRDPQLGDLVLAKVSRPEDWNQEPAPRKFFVLFFGTKEIAFVALHDLLPFTEEVMSDLVNKAREKQFPTRHAKGLEEALVEVQMAYDELPKSSETSNGLFPNRTPDPIEKPTKPLVKPPADGGTQKLEQIDDFHGRYLSLKRKERDVPKSSETANGLLHDRTPDPTEKPTEPLVKQPADGGTPKLEQADDSHGRYPSLKREKRVRFAGIEERNLEDPYGIPKCIAALEGLPDLQMEDVLKAADLFTDNKGNREVFLSFSSNALRLGWVRRKIQNAS from the exons ATGGCCGACTGGCCTCTCCCGTTCAACGGGGTGCGGCCGGACGCTGCGGAAGAAGGTCGCCTAGGGCCTCGCCGCCCAATGGATCCCGCCGCAAAGCAGGTCGCCCGAGGCAACAAATGGACCAGAGATCCACAGCTCGGGGACCTCGTCCTCGCCAAG GTGAGCAGGCCGGAGGATTGGAATCAGGAGCCTGCTCCACGCAAGTTCTTTGTTCTCTTCTTCGGCACCAAAGAGAT TGCTTTTGTAGCTTTGCATGATCTCTTGCCATTTACGGAAGAGGTGATGAGTGACCTGGTAAATAAAGCTCGAGAGAAACAATTCCCGACAAGACATGCGAAAGGTCTTGAAGAAGCCTTGGTGGAGGTACAGATGGCCTACGATGAACTCCCAAAATCATCTGAAACTTCCAATGGTTTGTTTCCTAATCGAACTCCTGATCCGATTGAAAAACCTACAAAGCCCCTTGTAAAGCCACCTGCTGATGGCGGGACTCAAAAACTGGAACAGATTGATGATTTCCATGGGAGGTACCTGAGCCTCAAAAGAAAAGAGAGAGATGTCCCAAAATCATCTGAAACTGCGAATGGTTTGTTGCATGATCGAACTCCTGATCCGACTGAAAAACCTACGGAGCCCCTTGTAAAGCAACCTGCTGATGGTGGTACTCCAAAACTGGAACAAGCTGATGATTCCCATGGGAGGTACCCGAGCCTCAAAAGAGAAAAGAGAGTTCGGTTTGCTGGCATTGAGGAGAGGAACTTGGAGGATCCCTATGGCATACCAAAATGCATTGCTGCGCTTGAAGGATTGCCGGATTTACAAATGGAAGATGTGCTAAAAGCAGCTGACCTCTTCACCGACAACAAGGGTAATCGCGAAGTCTTCCTCTCTTTTTCAAGTAATGCATTACGGCTTGGCTGGGTAAGAAGGAAAATTCAGAACGCCTCatga